A single window of Fibrobacter sp. DNA harbors:
- a CDS encoding glycosyl hydrolase 53 family protein translates to MRILLLVSCACLLWACSEDSDSSVSLNVPELDLSSSATAESSSLAGKLSSNAVESSSSDAVESSSSDVVGSSSSDAVESSSSDEARPISSSIVFDFYRGADISTVQEYEHYHTRIFDVDGSETDIFTLLKRHGFNAVRLKTFVSPSAQYGYAAVGCGHAEESYGDKEHVVAYAQKVKAAGMAFLLDIHYSDNWADPGKQIIPSRWRGVKSSDELADSVYQYTYDLISSLKKVNAIPDMVQIGNETTPGILIHVPNSGTDCWGNGVEKASTSINGDMGTSSGKANAAKYFKAGIRAVKAVSPQTKAVLHIESIRKPQTVNWWMEEIFKNQKVPAEVMGFSAYTAYGDGSPEDWKSLFEELVSKYPDLEFIVAEYNGGDKGDHYAYDGSRKHTDQMIRGLDRWIGAFLWEPTQGGDWGAALFEWKGNDLYADKRSFDEYDP, encoded by the coding sequence ATGCGTATTCTGCTGCTTGTATCGTGTGCCTGCCTCTTGTGGGCTTGCAGCGAAGATTCCGATTCGTCGGTATCTTTGAATGTGCCTGAGTTAGACTTGTCCTCGTCGGCAACAGCCGAATCCTCGTCGCTAGCGGGAAAGCTTTCTTCTAATGCTGTAGAATCCTCTTCGTCCGATGCCGTGGAATCCTCTTCGTCTGATGTCGTTGGATCTTCTTCGTCCGATGCAGTTGAGTCTTCTTCTTCGGATGAGGCTCGGCCTATTTCGTCGTCAATTGTTTTTGACTTTTACAGGGGCGCTGACATTTCAACAGTTCAGGAATACGAGCATTACCATACCCGTATCTTTGATGTGGACGGTTCTGAAACGGATATATTTACCCTGCTCAAAAGGCATGGATTCAATGCGGTCCGCCTAAAGACTTTTGTTTCGCCTAGTGCGCAATACGGATACGCCGCGGTAGGTTGCGGCCATGCCGAAGAATCGTACGGCGATAAGGAACATGTGGTTGCCTACGCGCAAAAGGTTAAGGCGGCAGGCATGGCGTTCCTCCTTGACATTCATTACAGTGACAACTGGGCTGATCCGGGTAAGCAGATTATCCCGAGCCGTTGGCGTGGTGTCAAAAGCTCAGATGAACTAGCGGATTCGGTGTATCAATACACATATGACCTGATTAGCTCGCTGAAAAAAGTGAATGCCATACCTGACATGGTGCAAATAGGAAACGAGACCACACCCGGAATATTGATTCATGTTCCCAACAGCGGAACAGATTGTTGGGGCAATGGTGTTGAAAAGGCTTCTACAAGTATAAATGGTGACATGGGAACTTCTAGCGGAAAGGCTAATGCGGCCAAGTACTTTAAGGCGGGTATTCGCGCCGTCAAGGCGGTTTCGCCCCAAACCAAGGCGGTGCTACATATCGAAAGTATCCGCAAACCTCAGACAGTCAATTGGTGGATGGAAGAGATTTTCAAGAATCAGAAAGTTCCTGCCGAGGTGATGGGTTTTTCGGCCTATACAGCCTACGGTGATGGCTCTCCAGAGGATTGGAAGAGCCTGTTTGAAGAACTAGTCTCGAAATACCCGGACCTTGAATTCATCGTTGCTGAGTACAACGGTGGTGACAAAGGTGATCACTACGCATACGACGGCTCGCGCAAGCACACTGATCAGATGATACGTGGGTTGGACCGTTGGATTGGAGCTTTCCTGTGGGAGCCGACCCAGGGAGGAGACTGGGGCGCAGCCCTTTTTGAATGGAAAGGGAATGACCTTTATGCAGATAAAAGGTCTTTTGACGAATACGACCCCTAA
- a CDS encoding helix-turn-helix domain-containing protein, translating into MQYTKEEWGKVFELYQKGYGAAHISRITGMHKKTIQHRCRQYDLTGCQYTQRKVNVRPNAELKKAVIKAVEQQSLSLAEVTVRYGISRDCLLTWLSKFRHGGYEELLAIKPKGRPPKVPKPKRTKGMSEVERLKERIAYLEAENAYLKKLKALDQEESAEMFGIGPKSSKN; encoded by the coding sequence ATGCAATACACAAAAGAAGAATGGGGCAAGGTCTTTGAACTCTACCAAAAAGGGTATGGGGCAGCACACATTTCAAGGATTACCGGTATGCACAAAAAAACTATCCAACATAGATGCCGGCAATATGACCTCACAGGCTGTCAATACACGCAAAGGAAAGTGAATGTTCGCCCAAATGCGGAACTAAAAAAGGCCGTCATAAAGGCCGTTGAACAACAATCGCTATCTTTGGCTGAGGTTACTGTCAGGTACGGAATTAGCCGTGATTGTCTACTAACCTGGTTGAGCAAGTTCCGTCATGGCGGCTACGAGGAACTACTTGCAATCAAACCAAAAGGGAGGCCACCCAAGGTGCCCAAGCCAAAGCGAACCAAAGGAATGAGCGAGGTAGAGAGGCTCAAGGAAAGGATAGCCTACCTCGAAGCGGAGAACGCCTACTTAAAAAAATTAAAGGCCCTAGACCAGGAAGAAAGTGCCGAGATGTTCGGTATAGGGCCCAAGTCATCCAAGAATTAA
- a CDS encoding IS3 family transposase: MDRYADERSRVKAVHTQNKGRYGYRRILARLRNEGYTINHKTVYRLMKEEGLKNVRRRSKYRSYRGEVGKTAPNILNRDFGTTGPNQKWTTDVTQINVGADKCFLSPILDMYNGEIVSYAISDRPDLKMVMEMLDRAYAAREVKAGLMLHSDQGWQYQHYSHQRSLRDHDIVQSMSRKGNCLDNAMMENFFGIMKSELLYPNTFRDVDHFKQELRKYIKYYNNDRIKLRLKGMSPVQYRTHNAVLS; this comes from the coding sequence GTGGACCGCTACGCCGACGAGCGTAGTCGGGTCAAAGCCGTTCATACGCAGAATAAAGGTCGTTACGGCTATCGCCGTATTTTGGCCCGGCTCAGAAACGAAGGCTACACGATCAACCACAAGACCGTCTACCGGTTAATGAAAGAAGAAGGCCTAAAAAACGTGCGTAGGCGCAGCAAGTACCGCTCGTACAGGGGCGAAGTCGGCAAGACGGCGCCCAATATCCTGAACAGGGACTTCGGAACGACAGGTCCAAACCAGAAATGGACAACCGACGTGACACAGATAAACGTCGGTGCGGATAAGTGCTTCCTGTCCCCGATACTGGACATGTACAACGGCGAGATAGTCAGTTACGCCATATCCGATCGCCCCGACTTGAAGATGGTCATGGAGATGCTGGACCGTGCCTACGCCGCAAGGGAGGTCAAGGCGGGGCTGATGTTGCACTCGGATCAGGGGTGGCAATACCAGCACTACTCCCACCAAAGGTCCCTCAGGGACCACGATATAGTCCAGAGCATGAGCCGAAAAGGCAACTGCCTGGACAACGCCATGATGGAGAACTTCTTCGGTATAATGAAGTCAGAACTACTTTACCCGAATACGTTCCGCGATGTGGACCACTTCAAGCAGGAACTGAGGAAATACATCAAATACTACAACAACGACCGGATAAAACTGCGCCTAAAAGGAATGAGCCCGGTACAATACCGGACTCATAACGCTGTTTTATCCTAA
- a CDS encoding glycoside hydrolase family 9 protein, which yields MNFNKILIPALCAVNAIFAATIYQNQVGFVTNGLKQLVVIDGVGKTVSLKDSDGKVVFSKTVPEAQPWIPAGTDGSLVDFSDFKTAGTYKIFLGDEEVGHPVIISDNALEDVTKGSLKFFYFQRASTELEEKYAGKYAREAGHPDTSVKYHASTGHDVSLGETFKAPKGWYDAGDYGKYIVNSGITTYTLLQLYQQNKAYFDTLNLNIPESGNKIPDILDEIRWNLDWMIAMQDEDGGVFHKLTTLKFAGMVMPEKATAQRYAIGKGVEATWNFAAVMALAADIYSSFDSKFASSCAKAAEKAHQWAIPNATERYTQPSDVSTGSYTGSSIWSLKVWANAELYRISHNKNFTDVIHSVKFGSKDATLQSWSHSAMLEAFTIATNPNVFEKADVDTAKAMIFRLADKYVESLENNGFGIALERGDFYWGSNGGAANKGMVLIHAYILSKDKKYLNAAIGIADYILGRNPLDLSYLTGYGVNQVMNPHHRPSQADEIEAPVPGMVAGGPNSSATDCAKNYVDKDAVAKSYYDNSCSYATNEVAINWNAPFAYLVGSIQAILATGKVYDTSTAKSSSSYDLVSIPSSKAKFSPIKAGNRLIIKDNSVLLERTAPDGTKRYFNLRGKKLH from the coding sequence ATGAATTTCAATAAAATCCTCATTCCCGCCCTTTGTGCTGTCAATGCCATATTTGCAGCCACAATTTACCAAAATCAGGTAGGATTCGTCACAAACGGCTTAAAACAGCTTGTTGTCATCGATGGAGTCGGTAAGACCGTTTCCTTAAAAGACTCCGACGGGAAAGTTGTTTTCAGCAAAACTGTTCCAGAAGCCCAGCCGTGGATACCTGCTGGAACCGATGGTTCGCTGGTGGATTTTAGCGATTTCAAAACTGCGGGCACATACAAGATTTTTTTAGGCGATGAGGAAGTTGGCCACCCTGTCATTATTTCCGACAATGCTCTTGAAGACGTTACCAAAGGCTCCCTAAAATTCTTTTATTTCCAGCGAGCCTCTACAGAGCTGGAGGAAAAATACGCCGGAAAGTACGCTCGCGAAGCCGGCCACCCAGACACTTCTGTCAAATACCATGCATCCACCGGACATGACGTTTCCCTGGGTGAAACTTTTAAAGCCCCCAAAGGCTGGTACGATGCCGGAGACTATGGTAAATACATCGTCAACTCAGGCATCACGACCTACACCCTTCTGCAGCTTTACCAGCAAAACAAAGCCTATTTTGACACCCTCAACTTGAACATTCCTGAAAGTGGAAACAAGATTCCTGACATTCTTGACGAAATCCGTTGGAACCTGGATTGGATGATAGCCATGCAAGACGAAGACGGCGGCGTCTTCCACAAGCTCACTACCCTGAAATTCGCCGGGATGGTCATGCCAGAGAAGGCCACCGCGCAAAGGTATGCTATTGGAAAGGGTGTCGAGGCAACATGGAATTTTGCCGCCGTAATGGCCCTTGCCGCTGACATATACAGTTCTTTTGACTCAAAATTTGCAAGTTCCTGTGCGAAAGCAGCCGAAAAAGCACACCAATGGGCAATACCCAATGCAACGGAAAGGTACACACAACCGAGCGACGTATCAACCGGTTCTTATACAGGATCTAGCATTTGGTCGCTGAAAGTCTGGGCCAATGCAGAACTTTACCGCATATCACATAATAAAAATTTCACAGATGTCATACACTCTGTAAAATTTGGTAGCAAAGACGCTACTCTGCAAAGCTGGTCCCATAGCGCGATGCTTGAAGCATTCACTATCGCCACAAATCCCAACGTCTTCGAGAAAGCCGATGTGGACACAGCAAAAGCGATGATTTTCCGCCTCGCAGACAAGTATGTTGAATCTCTTGAGAATAACGGTTTCGGCATTGCCTTAGAAAGAGGCGATTTCTATTGGGGTTCTAATGGGGGTGCTGCCAATAAAGGCATGGTTCTCATTCACGCCTATATTCTCAGCAAAGACAAAAAATACCTCAATGCAGCCATTGGCATCGCAGACTACATTTTAGGCCGTAATCCTCTCGATTTATCCTATTTGACCGGATACGGAGTTAATCAGGTAATGAACCCTCACCATCGTCCCAGCCAGGCAGATGAAATCGAAGCTCCCGTTCCCGGGATGGTTGCCGGTGGGCCGAACTCATCAGCAACGGATTGCGCTAAGAACTATGTAGACAAAGACGCCGTTGCAAAATCATACTACGATAATTCTTGTAGCTATGCCACCAATGAGGTCGCCATCAACTGGAACGCACCCTTTGCATACCTGGTAGGCAGCATTCAGGCAATCCTTGCAACGGGAAAGGTTTACGACACTTCCACAGCCAAAAGCAGTTCCTCCTACGATCTCGTCTCTATTCCCTCCAGCAAGGCCAAATTCAGCCCCATAAAGGCCGGTAATCGCCTCATCATCAAAGACAACAGCGTCCTTCTGGAAAGAACCGCACCGGATGGCACCAAGAGGTACTTCAACCTGCGCGGCAAAAAGTTACACTAG
- a CDS encoding PqqD family protein — translation MRIKKGFVLREVCGEQVIMGEGIGALDFGKLLCLNETAAFLWNTATEQGDFTVASLTDRLCDVYEVERSRAEADVQAIVDSWQKVNVLE, via the coding sequence ATGCGAATCAAAAAAGGTTTTGTGCTACGTGAAGTCTGTGGCGAACAGGTGATTATGGGTGAGGGCATCGGGGCTCTTGATTTTGGGAAACTCCTGTGCCTAAACGAGACCGCGGCATTTTTGTGGAATACGGCCACTGAACAGGGTGACTTTACCGTAGCTTCCCTGACGGACAGACTTTGCGATGTATATGAGGTGGAACGCTCCCGCGCAGAGGCTGATGTGCAGGCCATCGTGGATAGCTGGCAGAAGGTGAACGTGCTGGAATGA
- a CDS encoding ABC transporter ATP-binding protein encodes MNYLSWLWQSIRGVRLNVALRVAVGTLQVSLGLAMVWLSKRFIDDTIKNGSDQDVARMVGLLVLTVVGNVVLRQVYYYLTSVATIRQSNALRLSMFGRLFTRKLYSEKELLSGDVTSRFSKDVELVSEVATAKIPQMMVTAIQLLGAFLMLRWFDPRLAWALVVLTPLALVFGKFVSYRLRKMTLKIREGESRIQMHVQEGVENNAVLRSLGSAPWVSERLDSMQRTLHHDVVRQTRFSVISRLAFGGAFGLGYLLAFVWGGLGLRNGTITFGVMTSFLQLVGQIQGPILSILNNAPRLIHATASIDRLQELQGDGSVNGAEGTSKGAMGDVSDGAKTVPEGSSGLGVRLENVSFRYATADHDAVRNYSHDFKPGSKTAIMGTTGAGKTTLFRLMLGLVEPREGHVLVYSTDSSGSAGAFERPVSANTCDYFVYVPQGNTLMSGTVRYNLQLAKPDATEEELRHVLQVACAEFVFDLPHGLDMELGERGMGLSEGQAERIAVARGLLRPGSVLLLDEISSALDEPTERELFRRLFAAYPNKTMIFITHRSAVAEMDGVETEKIFYN; translated from the coding sequence ATGAATTACCTTTCGTGGCTATGGCAAAGTATCCGCGGAGTTCGCCTGAACGTGGCCCTTCGTGTGGCGGTGGGAACCCTGCAGGTTTCCCTCGGCCTTGCCATGGTTTGGCTCAGCAAGCGCTTTATCGACGATACCATCAAGAACGGTTCTGACCAGGACGTGGCCCGCATGGTGGGCCTGCTAGTGCTTACGGTGGTGGGGAACGTGGTGCTCCGCCAGGTGTATTACTACCTCACGTCGGTGGCTACCATCCGGCAGTCCAACGCGCTTAGGCTCTCCATGTTCGGGCGGCTGTTTACCCGCAAGCTCTACAGCGAAAAGGAACTTCTTTCGGGCGACGTGACTTCCCGTTTTTCCAAAGACGTGGAACTGGTAAGCGAAGTGGCTACGGCGAAAATTCCCCAGATGATGGTGACGGCGATACAGCTTCTGGGGGCATTCTTGATGCTTCGCTGGTTTGACCCGCGGCTTGCCTGGGCCCTAGTGGTCCTCACGCCGCTGGCCCTTGTGTTCGGGAAGTTCGTCTCTTACCGCCTGCGGAAAATGACCCTCAAGATTCGCGAAGGGGAGAGCCGTATCCAGATGCATGTGCAGGAGGGCGTAGAGAACAACGCCGTGCTCCGGAGTTTGGGAAGTGCCCCCTGGGTTTCGGAGCGGCTGGATTCCATGCAGCGCACCCTCCATCACGACGTGGTGCGGCAGACCCGTTTTTCTGTGATTTCTCGGCTGGCCTTTGGCGGTGCTTTTGGGCTTGGCTACCTGTTGGCCTTTGTGTGGGGCGGTCTCGGGCTCCGTAACGGCACCATCACTTTTGGCGTCATGACCTCTTTCTTGCAGCTGGTGGGGCAGATTCAGGGGCCAATCCTCTCGATATTGAACAACGCGCCCCGCCTGATTCACGCTACCGCCAGCATCGACCGCCTGCAGGAGCTGCAGGGCGACGGTTCGGTCAATGGCGCGGAAGGCACTTCGAAGGGTGCGATGGGTGATGTTTCGGACGGCGCAAAAACCGTGCCCGAAGGCTCATCTGGCCTGGGCGTCCGTCTGGAAAATGTCAGCTTCCGTTACGCCACCGCCGACCACGATGCTGTCCGGAATTACTCTCACGACTTTAAGCCAGGAAGCAAGACCGCCATCATGGGCACGACAGGTGCCGGTAAGACGACGCTTTTCCGCCTGATGCTTGGGCTTGTGGAACCTCGGGAGGGCCACGTGCTTGTTTATTCTACGGACTCCAGTGGCTCCGCAGGTGCTTTTGAACGGCCTGTTTCGGCAAATACATGCGATTACTTTGTCTATGTTCCCCAGGGGAATACCCTAATGAGCGGAACGGTTCGGTATAATTTGCAGTTGGCCAAACCGGATGCTACCGAAGAGGAACTGCGACATGTGCTGCAGGTGGCCTGTGCGGAATTCGTGTTCGATCTGCCCCACGGTCTGGACATGGAACTGGGGGAGCGGGGCATGGGGCTTAGCGAAGGCCAGGCGGAACGTATTGCAGTGGCCCGCGGACTCCTGCGGCCCGGGAGCGTCTTGCTGCTGGACGAAATCAGCTCGGCGCTGGACGAGCCTACGGAGAGGGAATTGTTCCGCAGGCTTTTTGCGGCCTATCCGAACAAGACCATGATTTTTATTACCCACCGGAGTGCCGTTGCCGAAATGGACGGGGTGGAAACCGAGAAAATTTTTTATAATTGA
- a CDS encoding SPOR domain-containing protein, with amino-acid sequence MSFAGDPTDMDSLFRGNEYSPELSASLRDTSAAAGPAVPGKASADKKASKDLYVLQFEAVGDFDAAQRRRAELSASTGYAIQVVFDAPFYKLRAGGWNNKKAADDKARELSAYNISAFVVKVR; translated from the coding sequence CTGTCTTTTGCCGGAGACCCTACGGACATGGATTCCCTTTTCCGCGGGAACGAGTATTCTCCCGAGCTTTCCGCTTCTTTGCGGGACACTTCTGCTGCCGCAGGCCCTGCCGTTCCCGGCAAGGCGAGTGCCGACAAGAAGGCCTCTAAGGACCTTTACGTTTTGCAGTTTGAGGCCGTAGGTGATTTCGATGCGGCCCAGCGCCGCCGTGCAGAACTTTCTGCCAGCACGGGTTACGCTATCCAGGTGGTGTTCGACGCTCCCTTCTACAAGTTGCGCGCCGGCGGTTGGAACAACAAGAAAGCCGCCGACGACAAGGCCCGCGAACTTTCGGCCTACAACATCAGCGCTTTCGTCGTGAAAGTGCGGTAA
- a CDS encoding 3'-5' exonuclease — MKFAVVDLETTGGKPSDGRITEIGVVLMDDTNVEGTFQALVDPGMPIQPFVQRLTGITDEMVQGKPQFSAIAEDLLGMLQGRIFVAHNVQFDSRFMMAELKRCAIKYDPPRLCTVKLSRRFFPGLPSYSLHNLTESLELPDFNHHRALADARAAAEILKLVYEKIGPEKLLKEVKNLPKKDSRPGRG; from the coding sequence GTGAAATTTGCCGTTGTGGACTTGGAAACCACCGGAGGGAAACCTTCCGATGGACGCATTACCGAAATAGGCGTCGTTTTGATGGACGATACCAACGTGGAGGGAACGTTCCAGGCCCTGGTAGATCCGGGCATGCCAATCCAGCCCTTTGTGCAAAGGCTTACGGGAATTACCGACGAGATGGTGCAGGGAAAACCGCAGTTTTCGGCTATCGCCGAAGACCTGTTGGGAATGTTGCAAGGCCGCATCTTTGTGGCTCACAACGTGCAGTTCGACAGTCGTTTCATGATGGCGGAACTGAAACGCTGTGCCATCAAGTATGACCCGCCCAGGCTTTGCACGGTGAAGCTCTCCCGAAGATTTTTTCCGGGGCTGCCCAGCTACAGCCTGCACAACCTGACGGAATCCCTGGAGCTTCCGGACTTTAACCACCACAGGGCTCTGGCCGACGCCCGTGCCGCCGCTGAAATCTTGAAGCTGGTCTATGAAAAAATCGGACCGGAAAAGTTGTTGAAAGAGGTGAAGAACTTGCCGAAGAAAGATTCTCGCCCTGGCCGCGGCTGA
- a CDS encoding glycoside hydrolase family 3 protein: protein MKINIVPAIVFLATTVLVQAEDSLSHEQFIPQNSLTESVANQETEPASSSAGVTSTADTVQQDTTRTDSIADTTAAVIENPFGLPDELMPLWNSMSIKQKAAQMVMVYLSPAQFLIENEFGAVLVMKNHLKDTAAFKSRIKEANEGLKIPLLVASDQEGGFVNRLGGISEKWKHAPSAKEMRDMPTDSVQLISAEIGAELMELGINMNLAPVLDPAKDHRKKNSFMEESARSWEKDSTSTEKVQAFVQGMRQSGVVCVSKHFPGYDSWTNSDHQIAISASPKKKIAYNVEFFKRLSNDIPVTMMSSVRFIRISSRPAVFEPKIVKMARDMDPETVILTDDLWGVSLRAWVSGTERVKSKGYPRKDFRKLIRTALTAGNDMFMITYPAKAVEMVNYLVQISKNNKTYRKRIEESAARILKMKYKAGMIK, encoded by the coding sequence ATGAAAATTAACATAGTACCAGCAATCGTTTTTCTGGCAACGACTGTTCTTGTGCAGGCGGAGGATTCTCTGTCGCACGAGCAATTCATTCCGCAGAATTCGTTGACGGAATCCGTGGCAAATCAAGAGACGGAACCCGCGAGCAGTTCCGCCGGTGTCACCAGCACAGCCGATACGGTCCAGCAAGACACCACCCGCACCGACAGCATCGCCGACACTACTGCCGCGGTCATAGAAAACCCTTTCGGTCTGCCCGACGAACTCATGCCCCTCTGGAATTCCATGAGCATCAAGCAAAAGGCCGCCCAGATGGTCATGGTCTATCTATCACCGGCCCAGTTCCTGATAGAGAACGAATTCGGAGCCGTACTGGTCATGAAAAACCACCTGAAGGACACGGCGGCATTCAAGTCCCGAATCAAGGAAGCCAACGAAGGCCTGAAAATCCCCCTGCTGGTGGCAAGCGACCAGGAGGGCGGCTTCGTAAACCGCCTGGGTGGCATCTCCGAAAAATGGAAGCACGCCCCCAGCGCCAAGGAAATGCGGGACATGCCCACGGATTCTGTCCAGCTGATCTCCGCAGAAATCGGGGCTGAACTGATGGAACTGGGCATCAACATGAACCTGGCTCCGGTGCTGGACCCCGCCAAGGACCACCGCAAGAAGAATTCCTTCATGGAAGAAAGCGCCCGCAGCTGGGAAAAGGATTCCACCAGTACCGAAAAAGTCCAGGCCTTTGTCCAGGGCATGCGCCAAAGCGGTGTGGTATGCGTGTCCAAGCATTTCCCGGGTTATGACTCTTGGACCAACAGCGACCATCAAATCGCCATCAGTGCAAGCCCCAAAAAGAAAATCGCCTACAACGTGGAATTTTTCAAGCGGCTTTCCAACGACATTCCCGTAACCATGATGAGCAGCGTGCGGTTTATCCGCATCTCTAGCCGCCCCGCCGTATTCGAGCCGAAAATCGTGAAAATGGCCCGGGATATGGACCCGGAAACGGTGATTCTCACCGACGACCTGTGGGGAGTGTCCCTACGGGCCTGGGTCAGCGGAACAGAACGGGTAAAAAGCAAGGGCTACCCCCGTAAAGATTTCCGCAAGCTTATCCGCACCGCCCTTACCGCAGGCAACGATATGTTCATGATTACCTACCCCGCAAAGGCGGTAGAGATGGTGAACTACCTTGTGCAAATTTCCAAGAACAACAAGACCTACCGCAAGCGCATCGAAGAATCTGCCGCCCGAATACTCAAGATGAAGTATAAGGCGGGGATGATTAAGTAG